In one Bosea sp. RAC05 genomic region, the following are encoded:
- a CDS encoding acyl-CoA dehydrogenase family protein has translation MSYRAPVEDILATMRHVAGLDRLIADGLAPELDGDMAQAVLDEAAKFAGDVLAPLNRVGDKHGCVLKDGAVTTPPGWKDAYTAWAGAGWNALPAPPEHGGQGLPALLQSACIEMWNSAAFAFALGPLLTVGAIEALHAHGSQHLKETYLPKLVSGEWMGTMNLTEPQAGSDLNALRAKAEPVGDGTYKITGQKIYITYGEHDLTENIVHLVLARLPDAPAGTRGISLFLVPKYLVNADGSLGAHNDLRCSGIEHKLGIHASPTCSMAYGDKGGAIGWLIGEENRGLACMFTMMNNARLNVALQGVAIAERAYQQALYFARERRQGTALDAPKGAPMSPILVHPDVRRMLMEMRAKTQGARAIAYQVAEALDRSHRAGDAAARKAAAERAAILTPVAKAYATDIGVEVASTGIQIHGGMGYVEETGAAQHLRDARIATIYEGTNGIQAIDLVLRKLPLSGGQAVADLIAEMRAVVAQVKAANTPGFGHSAARLAAAVDALERATRWMLATMGSDQGAVLAGATPYLKLFALAQGGTGLARKALATRTEAQGADDLATARFFADILTTEAPALELAVTEGAGAIADAAAVFAA, from the coding sequence ATGAGCTATCGCGCCCCCGTCGAGGACATCCTCGCCACGATGCGCCATGTGGCGGGCCTCGACCGGCTGATCGCGGATGGTCTGGCGCCGGAGCTCGATGGCGACATGGCCCAGGCCGTGCTCGACGAAGCCGCGAAATTCGCTGGAGACGTGCTCGCGCCGCTCAACCGCGTCGGCGACAAGCATGGTTGTGTGCTGAAGGACGGCGCCGTCACCACGCCGCCGGGCTGGAAGGACGCCTACACCGCCTGGGCCGGCGCGGGCTGGAACGCGCTGCCGGCCCCGCCCGAGCATGGCGGCCAGGGGCTGCCGGCGCTGCTGCAATCGGCCTGCATCGAGATGTGGAACTCGGCGGCGTTCGCCTTCGCGCTCGGTCCGCTGCTGACGGTCGGCGCCATCGAGGCGCTGCACGCCCATGGCTCGCAGCATCTCAAGGAGACCTATCTGCCCAAGCTCGTCTCGGGCGAGTGGATGGGCACGATGAACCTGACCGAGCCGCAGGCCGGCTCCGATCTCAACGCGCTGCGCGCCAAGGCCGAGCCGGTGGGCGACGGCACCTACAAGATCACCGGCCAGAAGATCTACATCACCTATGGCGAGCACGATCTGACCGAGAACATCGTCCATCTCGTGCTGGCGCGCCTGCCGGATGCGCCCGCCGGCACCCGCGGCATCTCGCTCTTCCTGGTCCCGAAATACCTCGTCAATGCCGACGGCTCGCTCGGCGCCCATAACGACCTGCGCTGCTCCGGCATCGAGCACAAGCTCGGCATCCATGCCTCGCCGACCTGCTCCATGGCCTATGGCGACAAGGGCGGCGCGATCGGCTGGCTGATCGGCGAGGAGAACCGGGGCCTCGCCTGCATGTTCACGATGATGAACAACGCCCGCCTCAACGTCGCCCTGCAGGGCGTCGCCATTGCCGAGCGGGCCTATCAGCAGGCGCTGTATTTCGCGAGGGAGCGCCGCCAGGGCACGGCGCTCGATGCGCCCAAGGGGGCGCCGATGAGCCCGATCCTCGTCCACCCGGACGTCCGGCGCATGCTGATGGAGATGCGCGCCAAGACACAAGGCGCGCGCGCCATCGCCTATCAGGTGGCCGAGGCGCTCGACCGTTCGCACCGCGCCGGTGACGCCGCCGCGCGCAAGGCGGCCGCCGAGCGCGCTGCGATTCTCACCCCCGTCGCCAAAGCCTATGCCACCGATATCGGCGTCGAGGTCGCCTCCACCGGCATCCAGATTCATGGCGGCATGGGCTATGTCGAGGAGACCGGCGCCGCCCAGCATCTGCGCGATGCCCGCATCGCCACGATCTATGAGGGCACCAACGGCATCCAGGCGATCGACCTCGTGCTGCGAAAGCTGCCGCTCTCGGGCGGACAGGCGGTCGCCGACCTGATCGCCGAGATGCGGGCCGTGGTCGCGCAGGTCAAAGCGGCCAACACGCCGGGCTTCGGCCACAGTGCGGCGCGCCTCGCCGCCGCCGTCGATGCGCTGGAGCGCGCCACGCGCTGGATGCTGGCGACGATGGGCAGTGACCAGGGGGCCGTGCTGGCCGGCGCGACGCCCTATCTCAAGCTCTTCGCTTTGGCGCAGGGCGGCACCGGCCTCGCCCGCAAGGCGCTCGCCACCCGCACCGAGGCGCAAGGGGCGGACGATCTCGCCACCGCCCGCTTCTTCGCCGACATCCTGACGACCGAGGCGCCGGCGCTCGAACTGGCGGTGACGGAAGGCGCGGGCGCCATCGCGGATGCGGCGGCCGTCTTCGCGGCCTGA
- a CDS encoding L-threonylcarbamoyladenylate synthase, with amino-acid sequence MVTQIPVMQDVPTDRVTERLRPDADGIARAAALLREGRLVALPTETVYGLAADATSGAAVAGIYGAKERPSFNPLIAHLPDLAAARRQGLFEANALALARAFWPGPLTLVVPVSAGCEVSELARAGLGSVALRVPSHPLAHAILQAAGRPIAAPSANRSGRVSATSAAHVLEDLDGRIDAVLDGGATEVGVESTIVACLDGAPRLLRPGGLPRSAIEGVIGRSLVLAGEAGLAPISPGLLASHYAPAARIRLEADAPRPGEAWLGFGSDPALLASAAPGLDLSPGGDLTEAAANLFGHLRALDAAGPAVIAVAPIPDHGLGEAINDRLRRAAAPR; translated from the coding sequence ATGGTGACGCAGATTCCCGTGATGCAGGATGTTCCCACCGACCGCGTGACGGAACGCCTGCGGCCCGATGCCGACGGCATCGCGCGCGCCGCCGCCCTGCTGCGGGAGGGCCGCCTCGTCGCGCTGCCGACCGAGACGGTCTATGGGCTCGCGGCCGACGCAACCTCCGGCGCCGCGGTCGCCGGCATCTACGGCGCCAAGGAGCGGCCGAGCTTCAACCCGCTGATCGCGCATCTGCCCGATCTCGCAGCCGCCCGCCGGCAGGGGCTGTTCGAAGCCAACGCGCTCGCGCTGGCGCGGGCCTTCTGGCCCGGGCCGCTGACGCTGGTGGTGCCGGTCTCGGCCGGGTGCGAGGTCAGCGAGCTCGCACGCGCCGGGCTAGGGTCGGTCGCGCTGCGGGTGCCGTCGCATCCGCTCGCCCATGCGATCCTGCAAGCGGCGGGGCGGCCCATCGCTGCGCCTTCCGCCAACCGCTCGGGCCGCGTCAGCGCGACCAGCGCCGCCCATGTGCTGGAAGATCTCGACGGCCGGATCGACGCCGTGCTGGACGGGGGCGCGACGGAGGTCGGCGTCGAATCCACCATCGTCGCCTGTCTCGACGGCGCGCCCCGCCTGCTGCGGCCCGGCGGCCTGCCGCGCAGCGCGATCGAGGGTGTGATCGGGCGCTCGCTCGTGCTCGCGGGCGAGGCCGGCCTGGCGCCGATTTCGCCGGGCCTGCTCGCTTCTCATTACGCACCTGCAGCCCGCATCAGGCTCGAGGCGGACGCCCCGCGCCCCGGCGAAGCCTGGCTCGGCTTCGGCAGCGACCCGGCCCTGCTGGCGAGCGCCGCGCCCGGGCTCGATCTCAGCCCCGGCGGCGATCTCACCGAAGCGGCCGCCAACCTGTTCGGGCATCTGCGGGCGCTCGATGCCGCCGGCCCCGCCGTGATCGCCGTCGCGCCGATCCCCGATCACGGCCTCGGCGAGGCGATCAACGACCGGCTCCGGAGGGCCGCCGCGCCGCGGTGA
- a CDS encoding class I SAM-dependent methyltransferase encodes MDAEDVAACWEGNAETWTRQARAGYDLYRDALNTPVFMANLPDVVGLDGLDIGCGEGSNTRKLAQAGARMSAIDIAPTFIRHALTTEAAQPLGIAYQLGDGMALPFPDARFDFATAFMSLMDMPRQDLVLSEAARVLKPGGFLQFSILHPCFTPPHRKVLREPDGTVRAVEVAQYFDGIDGALDIWRFGAAPPEEKAAVEPFRVPRFHRTLSEWISLIAQAPLMIEHMAEPSASPEMARLHPYIADTRVAPLFLHIRVRKPAAG; translated from the coding sequence ATGGATGCCGAAGACGTCGCCGCCTGCTGGGAGGGCAATGCCGAAACCTGGACCCGCCAGGCGCGGGCCGGCTACGATCTCTACCGCGACGCTCTCAACACGCCCGTTTTCATGGCGAACCTGCCGGACGTGGTGGGGCTCGATGGGCTCGATATCGGCTGCGGCGAAGGCTCGAACACCCGCAAGCTCGCGCAGGCCGGCGCGCGCATGAGCGCCATCGACATCGCTCCGACCTTCATCCGCCATGCTCTGACAACCGAAGCGGCGCAGCCGCTCGGTATCGCCTACCAGCTCGGCGACGGCATGGCCCTGCCCTTCCCCGATGCGCGCTTCGACTTCGCCACCGCCTTCATGTCGCTGATGGACATGCCGCGGCAGGACCTCGTGCTGTCAGAGGCGGCGCGCGTGCTGAAGCCGGGCGGCTTCCTGCAGTTCTCGATCCTTCACCCGTGCTTCACGCCGCCGCACCGCAAGGTACTGCGCGAACCGGACGGGACCGTGCGCGCCGTCGAGGTCGCCCAATACTTTGACGGCATCGACGGCGCGCTCGACATCTGGCGCTTCGGCGCCGCTCCGCCCGAGGAAAAAGCCGCCGTCGAGCCGTTCCGGGTGCCGCGTTTCCACAGGACGCTGAGCGAATGGATTTCGCTGATCGCTCAGGCCCCGCTGATGATCGAGCACATGGCCGAGCCCTCGGCCAGCCCCGAGATGGCGCGCCTGCATCCCTACATTGCCGACACCCGTGTCGCGCCACTGTTCCTGCACATTCGCGTCCGCAAGCCGGCCGCGGGATAG
- a CDS encoding LysR family transcriptional regulator: protein MSTNLAWDDFRLVKAIADHHGLTGAAAALGVNHSTVFRRLGQIEEQVGLQLFERRKTGYVATVAGVEMAMLAARVEDDVAAFSRRLAGRDLAPSGELRITTTDTLYLNLLLPIFAAFRAIHPAIRLDIVIGNQALNLSKRDADIAIRASDAPGETLVGRRLATLNWAIYGSAAQNGANAPSPPADLFERDWVALGDALGYVKAARYVREKVAPERIALKSSAVLGLAEAVEQGLGIGPLPCFIADQRPALVRLLPPDPDFSTGLWILTHPDIRNAPRVRAFMDYVGGELAKKRGLIEGTG from the coding sequence ATGAGCACGAATCTCGCCTGGGACGATTTCCGGCTGGTCAAGGCCATCGCCGACCATCACGGCCTGACGGGGGCGGCCGCCGCGCTCGGCGTCAACCATTCCACCGTGTTCCGGCGCCTTGGGCAGATCGAGGAGCAGGTCGGGCTGCAGCTCTTCGAGCGGCGCAAGACCGGCTATGTCGCCACCGTCGCGGGCGTCGAGATGGCGATGCTGGCCGCCCGCGTCGAGGACGATGTCGCCGCCTTCAGCCGCCGGCTCGCGGGACGCGATCTCGCTCCCTCCGGCGAGCTGCGCATCACCACCACCGACACGCTCTACCTCAACCTGCTGCTGCCGATCTTCGCCGCCTTCCGCGCCATCCACCCGGCGATCCGGCTCGACATCGTCATCGGCAACCAGGCGCTCAACCTGTCCAAGCGCGACGCCGATATCGCGATCCGCGCCAGCGATGCGCCGGGCGAGACGCTGGTCGGGCGCAGGCTGGCGACGCTGAACTGGGCGATCTATGGCAGCGCCGCGCAGAACGGGGCCAACGCCCCGTCGCCCCCGGCCGATCTGTTCGAGCGCGACTGGGTCGCGCTCGGCGATGCGCTCGGCTACGTGAAGGCGGCGCGCTATGTCCGCGAGAAGGTGGCGCCGGAGCGGATCGCGCTGAAGAGCTCCGCCGTGCTCGGCCTGGCGGAGGCGGTCGAGCAGGGGCTCGGCATCGGCCCCCTGCCCTGCTTCATCGCCGACCAGCGCCCCGCCCTGGTGCGGCTGCTCCCGCCCGACCCGGATTTCTCGACCGGGCTGTGGATCCTGACCCATCCCGACATCCGCAACGCCCCGCGCGTGCGCGCCTTCATGGACTATGTCGGCGGCGAACTGGCGAAGAAGCGCGGGCTGATCGAGGGGACGGGGTAG